A segment of the Defluviitalea raffinosedens genome:
TTCTTGATTTCTTCTTTGTCTCCTATTAACTCAATAATTAAGCTTCCAATAAATGTTTGCTGTAAATGGTCAATGCCACCAAGAAGAATATTGGCATCTACTCCACATTTTTTGATCATTTTTGACAGGATCGGTTGAGATGTTTTAATTCCTTCAAAACTCAGACGGAATAATTTCCTTCTCTCATCTATTCTGTCCAGCAATTCTTCAGGTATATCGTGACTGATATTTTGAACGAAGCTTTTTGTTGTAGGATGGGTTGGATGAGCAAATACCTTAGATACCGGACCAGTTTCTACAACTTCTCCAGCCTCCATTACAGCAACCTTGCTACAGATCTGTTTAATAACTTCCATCTCATGGGTAATGATCACGATGGTTAATCCCAGAGTTTCATTAATCTTTTTAAGCAGTTTGAGGATAGACTGGGTTGTTTTAGGGTCCAGAGCAGAGGTTGCTTCATCACAGAGTAATACATCCGGATGATTGGCAAGGGCTCTTGCAATACCTACTCTTTGCTTTTGTCCACCGCTTAGCTGTGATGGATAGCTGTCTCTTTTTTCTTCTAACTCAACTAATTTAAGAAGTTCATCGATCCTTTTTTCTCTGTCTTCTTTTGGAACCTTGGCAATTTCCATCGGATAAGCTATGTTTTCAGCTACAGTTCGGGAATTAAGGAGATTAAAATGCTGAAAGATCATCCCTATTTTTTTTCGCATTTCTCTTAATTCCGCAGGGTTCAGGCTCATTATATTCTTGCCTTTTATATAGACTTCACCCTTGGTTGGTTCTTCCAGACGGTTAATGCAACGAACAAGGGTCGATTTTCCTGCTCCGCTTAAACCAATAATCCCAAAAATATCTCCCTGCTCAATGTGCATATTAATATTTTTTAAAGCTTCAACTTTATTGCTCTTACCCTTGAATTCTTTATAAACGCCTTTTATTTCTATCACGGTGCTCCTCCTTTGCCCCAACGGTTGCCTGATACGTAACTTCTATGTGTAACTTCTGCTTTTGAGCATTAAAAAACCTCTTTCAATGAAAGAGGTTATATGCTCTCTCTCATCTTATGCAGACAACCTCTGCATCTGGAATTGGCACCTTCGCATTTTGCGGGTTGCCGGGTTTCATTGGGCCAGTCCCTCCACCTCTCTTGATGAGCTCGAATATTAAGTTGAAGATAGTATAACAGTATCATCTGGCATTGTCAATAAAAAAATTTAATAGAGTTAAACATTCCCTGGGTATCCTTATTATTTAAATTTTACAAAAACAGTCCTCCAACGAATTTCAGCAGATAATTGTATTCATATAAATACTTTGCATATGTACTGTTTTCCAGTAAAAGAAATATCTTTTCGAAAGCTGGGTTTGATTGAAATATAAAAAGTACAATAAAAAACACCCAGATTTTCAACACTCCTGAAGCAAAGCCGAAGATCAGTCCAAAAAGACGATTCACTGAATTAATCACTGGTAGTTTTGATAAAATATCCATGATCCCGATAAGAATCCTAAGGCCGACACTCACTACGAAAAACACTATAACCATAGAAATGATATTAATGCATATGTTGGCAATATAACCTGCAATATAGTCCTTTAAGCTGTCCACCTGAAAAATACTGTATATTTCTGAATTATTGTTTTCAACCAGAACTCCCTTCAAAAATTTAGGTACATTCAGATCATTAATAAAATTAACCTGTCCCTCCAAGGTATTTATTTTAGTCCCCTCTGGCACCAGTATGGTAGGAGCTATTTGAGTTTTCATTTTATCGAACAGGGACGTAGAAGTTCTTAAATAGGCACTTACAATTGGATAAAGGGTATATGATAGAATCATCGAAGCAATAGAAGATATTAATTTAAAAAGGGAAAGTACCAATCCCCTCTTATAAGCAATCCATCCATTTACAACAAAAAAAGCCAATACTAAAATATCCGCTACATTCATAGCTTGCCTCCAAATTATCGTTTTATTTCCATTAGGTCAACAGAGTCTTTAGAAACTAAAGCAACTTTATTCCCATTCTTTAATGGGATCATTTCATCCACATCCTTTAATGCAGTATATTTAAAAATTTCTTTTCCTTTTGGGTCCAGTCCATAAAAAGTTCTGTTGACACCTACAATCACCATATTATCATCACCGTATAAATAAGTGACATCTCCTTCCGGATCAAACACATGTTTTTTGCTGCCTTCCGTACTATAAAAAACAACACTCCCATATTTTTCTCCCTGTTTGCCCGGAAATTCTTCCCCCAGGGCCAAAACCAAATAAGTGGATAAATTTCTTCTATTCTCTATATTCCAGGGTATTGCCTTGATATGGTTTGATAAGATCTCTTCTTTCACATTGTTATCTTCATCAATCCATAAGATTCGGTCATCGCCTAAAACAACCAAAGTATTATTTTGCAAATAAAACATTCCAGGAAAAATCGTATCCTCTTTTTCAATGGCAAATTCGATCAGATCTTCTTTCAGTATGCCGTTTTCTCCTAAGTCCAAAAAAATTAAATTAGACTTTAACCCCTTTGTATCTGGATTAAGATAACTTACAGGCATATGGTATCCATTATCCGATACGATAGCACTAAGGGGATAACCCGCATCTTCAATAAAAGTATTTCTGTCAATTCCTAAATCTTTACCCTGGGCATCATACACTTTAATCCTGTGCCCATCCTTTGTTGCTCCAATCACAGATAAATATCCTTTAGAATTAATTGAAAAATACTCTATAGGATTTTGTGTCGTGACTTGATATACTAATCCTTTATCATTTAAGACATAAATCTTTTTCCCGCCATCTTCTCCTACTGCAAGATATGGTTCATTGACAATCAGTTTTGGTAAATTCATAGAAAAAGTTTGGTTCCAGATTTCATCTCCATTTTGAGAAATTCGTTTAACGCCATCAGGACCACACTGTATTAAGTCATTGCCATAAACATTAAAGGTATATCTATCACTTAACTCTCGTTTTACCCATTGTTTTTCTAAATAAAGAGAGGGTTCATTTCCATTAAAAAAGGAAAGATGCAGGTCCTTGCCGGCAACTTCCGAGTAAATCAAAATCCCTGATGCAATCATGAGTAGAATAAGAGAAAAAATTTGGGCTCTCTTATCTTTCTTATTCTTATAGGCTTCTATACGGCTCAATTTTTTTCCCCCTATATTTTCATTTGTAATATATGGTACTATATCTTTCCCTCGATTTCAACGTTTCTATTTACTGTCTAAATCTTTTATTAACTCTATTCAATTTCCAGCCAATAAAATATAGGAGAATTATAAAGACTTCAAAGAGCCCCACATATCCAAATAAAGGATAAATTTGTCCAACCATTTTAGAGAAACCAATCTGGGCAATTATAATAGAAGTTAATATGAAAACAGGCAGAATGCTCTTATAAGAAATATTAAACTCCACAGACACTCTGTTGACAAATCCATATCCGCTGGAAACTGCCGTTGTGAATATGGCAGCGATTAAAACAAAGAAATAGATATACCGAATAGCAAAACCGTAATGAAGCACAATCCCAAGCATTGGTATTTCAAGAGCCTCCACCCTGTCATAGTATATTAATGTTGCCATAACAATGCAAAGTCCTAAAAATCCCAAAGTTATACCGCCTATAATGCCTCCCATTTTTGCTTGTTTCCTGGAATGAATAATAGGAAGCAGGCTG
Coding sequences within it:
- a CDS encoding methionine ABC transporter ATP-binding protein, translated to MIEIKGVYKEFKGKSNKVEALKNINMHIEQGDIFGIIGLSGAGKSTLVRCINRLEEPTKGEVYIKGKNIMSLNPAELREMRKKIGMIFQHFNLLNSRTVAENIAYPMEIAKVPKEDREKRIDELLKLVELEEKRDSYPSQLSGGQKQRVGIARALANHPDVLLCDEATSALDPKTTQSILKLLKKINETLGLTIVIITHEMEVIKQICSKVAVMEAGEVVETGPVSKVFAHPTHPTTKSFVQNISHDIPEELLDRIDERRKLFRLSFEGIKTSQPILSKMIKKCGVDANILLGGIDHLQQTFIGSLIIELIGDKEEIKNAVAFLEENGVECEVISQ
- a CDS encoding CvpA family protein encodes the protein MNVADILVLAFFVVNGWIAYKRGLVLSLFKLISSIASMILSYTLYPIVSAYLRTSTSLFDKMKTQIAPTILVPEGTKINTLEGQVNFINDLNVPKFLKGVLVENNNSEIYSIFQVDSLKDYIAGYIANICINIISMVIVFFVVSVGLRILIGIMDILSKLPVINSVNRLFGLIFGFASGVLKIWVFFIVLFIFQSNPAFEKIFLLLENSTYAKYLYEYNYLLKFVGGLFL
- a CDS encoding DUF5711 family protein: MSRIEAYKNKKDKRAQIFSLILLMIASGILIYSEVAGKDLHLSFFNGNEPSLYLEKQWVKRELSDRYTFNVYGNDLIQCGPDGVKRISQNGDEIWNQTFSMNLPKLIVNEPYLAVGEDGGKKIYVLNDKGLVYQVTTQNPIEYFSINSKGYLSVIGATKDGHRIKVYDAQGKDLGIDRNTFIEDAGYPLSAIVSDNGYHMPVSYLNPDTKGLKSNLIFLDLGENGILKEDLIEFAIEKEDTIFPGMFYLQNNTLVVLGDDRILWIDEDNNVKEEILSNHIKAIPWNIENRRNLSTYLVLALGEEFPGKQGEKYGSVVFYSTEGSKKHVFDPEGDVTYLYGDDNMVIVGVNRTFYGLDPKGKEIFKYTALKDVDEMIPLKNGNKVALVSKDSVDLMEIKR